The following proteins come from a genomic window of Longimicrobium sp.:
- a CDS encoding AtpZ/AtpI family protein, whose amino-acid sequence MDEPRRTPRNAGKTGAPKPADMMGIGVQFVAVLLAFLFLGKWLDERLGTSPWLLMIGVFLGFGLSLLYMYRRLAIDPKDPRKGGK is encoded by the coding sequence GTGGACGAGCCTCGCCGCACTCCGCGGAACGCCGGGAAGACCGGTGCCCCGAAGCCCGCCGACATGATGGGGATCGGGGTGCAGTTCGTGGCGGTGCTGCTGGCTTTCCTCTTCCTGGGGAAGTGGCTGGACGAGCGGCTGGGCACCTCTCCGTGGCTCCTGATGATCGGGGTGTTCCTGGGGTTCGGGCTCAGCCTGCTGTACATGTACCGGCGGCTGGCCATCGATCCCAAGGACCCGCGCAAGGGGGGCAAGTGA